A stretch of the Mastacembelus armatus unplaced genomic scaffold, fMasArm1.2, whole genome shotgun sequence genome encodes the following:
- the LOC113137771 gene encoding zinc finger protein 883-like — MNLIDQDHYNSGMKVEKQESGYIDQYHYKTGLKEGEDDPGFFDQDGYMWGIKEEKQQPDFVYYNHNKTEIKEGDQDPEFIDHDQWKSGIKEENQDQDLTDPDHRSNDSANRNEEVQSPIPSDQQKRRKGVIKTFITMQSLEINQHVHTAKKTYSCDQCGKAFSHLGNLKRHQRIHSGEKPYWCDQCGKAFSRLGSLKRHQRIHSGEKLYSFDQCGKAFSHSGSLKRHQRIHSGQKLFSCDQCGKACSHLGSLKRHQRIHSGEKPYWCDQCGKAFTVSESLKNHKRIHFGQKPYWCDQCGKGFSQLGNLKTHQRIHSGEKPYWCDQCGKAFTVLVNLKTHQRVHSGQKPYSCDQCGKAFSQSGSLKSHQRIHSGEKPYWCDQCGKGFSQLGNLKTHQRIHSGEKPFSCDQCGKAYSHFGPLKTHQRIHSGEKPYCCNQCGKAFSHLGHLKTHQRIHSGEKPYWCDQCGKAFSQLGSLKRHQRIHSGEKLYSCDQCGKAFSHSGSLKRHQRIHSGQKLFSCDQCGKACSHLGSLKRHQRIHSGEKPYWCDQCGKAFTELGSLKRHQRIHSGEKP; from the exons ATGAATTTAATCGATCAGGACCACTACAACAGCGGGATGAAGGTAGAGAAGCAGGAATCGGGTTATATCGACCAGTACCACTATAAAACCGGACTGAAAGAGGGGGAAGATGACCCGGGATTCTTCGACCAGGACGGCTACATGTGGGGAataaaggaggagaaacagcagccagACTTTGTCTActacaaccacaacaaaaccGAAATTAAAGAGGGGGATCAGGACCCGGAATTTATTGACCACGACCAGTGGAAGAGCGGAATAAAAGAGGAGAATCAAGATCAAGATTTAACCGACCCGGACCACAGAAGCAACGACTCCGCCAACAGGAACGAGGAGGTCCAATCCCCTATTCCCAGCGAtcaacag aaaagaagaaagggagtcATCAAGACCTTCATAACAATGCAGAGTTTGGAGATTAATCAACATGTTcacactgcaaagaaaacatacagctgtgaccagtgtggaaaagccttctcccacttaggcaacctgaaaagacatcagcgtattcactctggagagaagccatactggtgtgaccagtgtggaaaagccttctcacgtTTAGGCTCCCTCaaaagacatcagcgtattcactctggagaaaagcTGTACAGCTttgaccagtgtggaaaagccttctcacactCAGGCTCCCTCAAAAggcatcagcgtattcactctggacagaagctgTTCTcgtgtgaccagtgtggaaaagcctgcTCCCACTTAGGCTCCCTCAAAAggcatcagcgtattcactctggagagaagccatactggtgtgaccagtgtggaaaagccttcaccgTCTCAGAATCTCTCAAAAACCATAAGCGTATTCACTTTGGACAGAAGCCgtactggtgtgaccagtgtggaaaaggcttctcacagttaggcaacctgaaaactcatcagcgtattcactctggagagaagccgtactggtgtgaccagtgtggaaaagccttcacagtgttagtcaacctgaaaacacatcagcgtgttcactctggacagaagccatacagctgtgaccagtgtggaaaagccttctcacagtcaGGCTCCCTCAAAAgtcatcagcgtattcactctggagagaagccgtactggtgtgaccagtgtggaaaaggcttctcacagttaggcaacctgaaaactcatcagcgtattcactctggagagaagccattcagctgtgaccagtgtggaaaagcctaCTCCCATTTTGGgcccctgaaaacacatcagcgtattcactctggagagaagccatactgctgtaaccagtgtggaaaagccttctcccacttaggccacctgaaaacacatcagcgtattcactctggagagaagccatactggtgtgaccagtgcggaaaagccttctcacagttaggctccctcaaaagacatcagcgtattcactctggagaaaagctgtacagctgtgaccagtgtggaaaagccttctcacactCAGGCTCCCTCAAAAggcatcagcgtattcactctggacagaagctgTTCTcgtgtgaccagtgtggaaaagcctgcTCCCACTTAGGCTCCCTCAAAAggcatcagcgtattcactctggagagaagccatactggtgtgaccagtgtggaaaagccttcacagagttaggctccctcaaaagacatcagcgtattcactctggagagaagccatag